Proteins found in one Enterococcus sp. 9D6_DIV0238 genomic segment:
- the groL gene encoding chaperonin GroEL (60 kDa chaperone family; promotes refolding of misfolded polypeptides especially under stressful conditions; forms two stacked rings of heptamers to form a barrel-shaped 14mer; ends can be capped by GroES; misfolded proteins enter the barrel where they are refolded when GroES binds): protein MAKEIKFAEDARAAMLRGVDILADTVKVTLGPKGRNVVLEKSFGSPLITNDGVTIAKEIELEDHFENMGAKLVSEVASKTNDIAGDGTTTATVLTQAIVREGLKNVTAGANPLGIRRGIELATKTAVEELHNISTVVDSKEAIAQVAAVSSGSDRVGQLIADAMEKVGNDGVITIEESKGIETELDVVEGMQFDRGYLSQYMVTDNDKMEAVLENPYILITDKKISNIQDILPLLEQILQQSRPLLIIADDVDGEALPTLVLNKIRGTFNVVAVKAPGFGDRRKAMLEDIAVLTGGTVITDDLGLELKDTTIENLGNASKVVVDKDNTTIVEGAGEKAGIDARVQLIKNQIAETTSDFDREKLQERLAKLAGGVAVVKVGAATETELKELKLRIEDALNATRAAVEEGMVSGGGTALVNVINKVTEVEAEGDVATGVKIVVRALEEPIRQIAENAGYEGSVVVDKLKNIELGIGFNAANGEWVNMVEAGIVDPTKVTRSALQNAASVAALLLTTEAVVADKPEPAAPAMPPMDPSMGMGGMM, encoded by the coding sequence ATGGCAAAAGAAATTAAATTCGCAGAAGATGCACGAGCAGCAATGCTTAGAGGTGTAGATATTTTAGCAGATACAGTAAAAGTAACATTAGGCCCTAAAGGTCGTAACGTTGTCTTAGAAAAATCATTTGGTTCTCCTTTGATCACAAATGATGGTGTGACAATTGCGAAAGAAATCGAATTAGAAGATCATTTTGAAAATATGGGTGCTAAGCTTGTTTCAGAGGTAGCATCAAAAACAAATGATATCGCTGGAGATGGTACAACAACTGCTACTGTTTTAACGCAAGCGATCGTACGTGAAGGATTGAAAAATGTTACGGCGGGAGCTAATCCATTAGGGATTCGCCGTGGTATCGAACTAGCAACAAAAACAGCCGTTGAAGAATTACACAATATCTCAACAGTCGTTGATTCTAAAGAAGCGATCGCTCAAGTTGCAGCAGTTTCTTCAGGCTCAGACCGTGTAGGTCAACTGATTGCAGACGCAATGGAAAAAGTTGGGAATGACGGCGTTATTACGATCGAAGAATCAAAAGGGATCGAAACAGAATTAGATGTCGTTGAAGGAATGCAGTTTGATCGCGGTTATCTATCTCAATATATGGTCACTGACAATGATAAAATGGAAGCTGTTTTAGAAAATCCATATATCTTGATCACAGATAAAAAAATCTCAAACATCCAAGATATCTTACCGTTACTAGAACAAATTCTACAACAAAGCCGTCCATTATTGATCATTGCTGATGATGTTGATGGAGAAGCATTACCAACCTTAGTATTAAACAAAATCCGCGGAACATTCAATGTTGTTGCAGTGAAAGCTCCAGGATTTGGTGATCGTCGTAAAGCGATGCTTGAAGATATTGCTGTCTTAACTGGCGGAACTGTGATCACCGATGATTTAGGACTTGAATTGAAAGATACAACGATCGAAAATCTTGGAAATGCAAGCAAGGTCGTAGTGGATAAAGACAATACAACGATCGTTGAAGGTGCAGGCGAAAAAGCAGGAATCGATGCACGTGTTCAATTGATCAAAAATCAAATTGCAGAAACAACTTCTGATTTTGACCGCGAAAAACTACAGGAACGTTTAGCGAAATTAGCTGGCGGGGTTGCCGTTGTCAAAGTTGGTGCTGCAACTGAAACAGAACTAAAAGAATTGAAATTGCGTATCGAAGATGCGTTAAATGCTACTCGAGCAGCTGTTGAAGAAGGAATGGTTTCTGGTGGTGGTACGGCTTTAGTTAATGTGATCAATAAAGTAACAGAAGTAGAAGCTGAAGGAGACGTAGCCACTGGCGTGAAAATCGTTGTCCGTGCCTTGGAAGAACCAATTCGTCAAATCGCTGAAAATGCTGGCTATGAAGGCTCAGTTGTTGTCGATAAATTGAAAAATATTGAACTAGGTATTGGTTTCAATGCTGCAAATGGCGAATGGGTCAATATGGTAGAAGCAGGGATTGTTGATCCTACAAAAGTAACTCGTTCAGCATTACAAAACGCTGCCTCTGTTGCTGCATTATTATTGACAACAGAAGCTGTTGTTGCTGATAAACCAGAACCAGCCGCACCAGCAATGCCACCAATGGATCCTTCAATGGGTATGGGCGGCATGATGTAA
- a CDS encoding TraX family protein, translating to MASKFFTGSQLKWLAIISMLLDHTAKIISFQQYAVLSVPYATDSSVIAEVTKTVFPIFITIGRLAFPLFCFLLVQGFIHTSNLSRYSLRLFLFALLSEIPYDLAFSKQWFDWQSQNVFFTLLIGLLVITGLKRYQGRSIKNYLISSMFILCGIFSAEWLHTDYGGWIGVLLIVVLYIFRNHNLLKCVFGGAVILQNSLFGLLAFPLIYFYNDQRGKQMKYFFYWFYPVHLLLLTAIQQFIIVPYLLNMF from the coding sequence TTGGCATCTAAATTTTTTACAGGCAGTCAATTAAAGTGGCTGGCGATCATTTCAATGTTGCTGGATCATACAGCAAAAATCATTTCATTTCAGCAGTACGCAGTATTGTCTGTCCCTTATGCAACAGACAGTTCTGTTATAGCAGAAGTCACCAAAACAGTATTTCCTATTTTTATTACGATCGGCAGATTAGCTTTTCCTTTGTTTTGCTTTTTGCTGGTTCAAGGATTTATCCATACATCAAACCTTTCACGTTACAGTTTACGCTTATTTCTGTTCGCCCTTCTTTCTGAAATTCCATATGATCTTGCTTTTTCTAAACAATGGTTTGATTGGCAAAGTCAGAATGTCTTTTTTACCTTATTGATAGGTCTACTCGTTATTACTGGTCTAAAGAGGTATCAAGGTCGCTCGATCAAAAATTATCTTATCTCAAGTATGTTTATCCTATGTGGAATTTTTTCAGCCGAATGGCTGCATACGGATTATGGGGGTTGGATCGGTGTTTTATTGATCGTGGTATTGTATATTTTTAGGAATCATAACTTACTGAAATGTGTATTTGGCGGGGCTGTGATTTTACAAAACAGTTTATTTGGCCTGTTGGCTTTTCCTTTGATTTATTTTTATAATGATCAGCGCGGAAAACAAATGAAGTATTTTTTTTATTGGTTCTATCCTGTTCATTTATTGCTTTTGACAGCAATTCAGCAGTTCATCATTGTTCCATATTTGCTAAATATGTTCTAG
- a CDS encoding tyrosine-type recombinase/integrase, with protein MSRKGENIYKRKDGRWEGRYIKARNEHGKIIYGYIYGKKYSCVKKRLAELKVQYSFTHNNLSLYKGSVEDWLNHWLNVVMKKRIKQSTYISYRLRIDKYIIPALGNRALAQLKSREIEEFVNYLIQLELSSSTIHSIVTVLKSALGRAYIENCILVNPCKNLSLSSTSTNEISALSLADQEKIEAIALREKGCSAVILALYTGLRIGEISGLKWDDIDFEKNIIHIRRTLYRIPSVTNKKKTEVILAEPKTKSSKRLIPLADNLKSYLLNKKKERTSEYVISCKDSYAEPRVISYRFRKTIEEAGIKTIHFHVLRHTFATRCVERGIDIATLSKLLGHASIKLTLDTYTDSLWENRRAAVSILDKQLQELL; from the coding sequence GTGAGTAGAAAAGGTGAAAATATATATAAAAGGAAGGATGGTAGATGGGAAGGTAGATATATCAAAGCAAGGAACGAACATGGCAAGATCATATATGGCTATATCTACGGAAAGAAATATTCTTGTGTTAAAAAAAGGCTCGCTGAGTTGAAAGTTCAATATTCTTTCACGCATAATAATCTCAGTTTATATAAAGGAAGTGTTGAAGATTGGCTAAATCATTGGCTGAATGTTGTGATGAAGAAGAGAATAAAGCAGTCTACCTATATAAGTTATCGGCTAAGGATCGATAAATATATTATTCCTGCTTTGGGAAATCGCGCATTAGCACAACTAAAAAGTCGTGAAATAGAGGAATTCGTTAATTATCTGATTCAATTGGAATTATCATCTTCAACGATCCATTCAATAGTAACTGTTTTAAAAAGTGCATTGGGGAGAGCGTATATTGAGAATTGCATTTTAGTAAATCCTTGTAAAAATCTTTCATTATCTTCTACATCGACGAATGAAATATCTGCACTAAGTTTGGCCGATCAAGAGAAAATAGAAGCTATCGCTTTAAGAGAGAAAGGATGTTCCGCTGTCATATTAGCGCTATATACAGGATTGAGAATTGGTGAAATAAGCGGACTTAAATGGGACGATATTGATTTTGAGAAGAACATCATACACATTAGAAGAACACTGTATAGGATCCCAAGTGTGACAAACAAGAAAAAGACTGAGGTTATCTTGGCAGAACCCAAAACAAAAAGTTCTAAGCGTCTGATTCCTTTGGCAGATAATTTGAAAAGCTACCTATTAAATAAGAAAAAGGAACGAACCTCCGAATATGTTATTTCTTGCAAAGATAGCTACGCTGAACCTCGAGTGATTAGTTATCGTTTTCGAAAAACCATTGAAGAAGCTGGAATCAAAACGATTCATTTCCATGTTTTAAGGCACACATTTGCAACAAGGTGTGTAGAACGCGGTATCGATATTGCCACTTTAAGTAAGCTTTTAGGTCATGCTTCGATAAAATTGACCTTAGATACCTACACAGATTCACTTTGGGAAAACAGAAGAGCAGCTGTTTCTATATTGGATAAGCAATTACAGGAACTACTTTAA
- a CDS encoding response regulator transcription factor has translation MYTIGYISLNGKLSEKYKKILNMFQCDIQLIQKETIDQLLLGKAESIKQVDTLIIEDIDFSSINWICGLIMDIRRQSDLPLWILTSVDESNKTNRIVYLQLGADGIIDYNNDLDESILTVKNLIKRFKEPQAQLSMSKNSLVRDVKDFQLNPQNLSVCLEDGKEVNLTKLEFLTIEYLHKHARKTMTYEEIYKNVWNDTYGNRKYRVSNLVFHLRKKIEHDIEKPQYIKTIRSKGYMLYV, from the coding sequence ATGTACACAATCGGATACATTTCATTAAATGGTAAGTTAAGTGAAAAGTATAAAAAAATCCTTAATATGTTTCAATGCGATATTCAATTAATACAAAAAGAAACGATTGATCAGTTACTTCTGGGGAAAGCTGAGTCAATTAAGCAAGTAGATACATTAATTATCGAGGATATTGATTTTTCCAGTATCAATTGGATTTGCGGATTGATTATGGACATACGAAGACAATCAGATTTACCATTGTGGATTCTTACATCTGTGGATGAGTCTAATAAAACTAATCGTATCGTCTATCTTCAATTAGGAGCTGATGGGATCATTGATTACAACAATGATTTAGATGAATCGATATTAACTGTAAAGAACTTAATAAAACGTTTTAAAGAACCTCAGGCACAATTGAGCATGTCAAAAAATTCTTTGGTTCGAGATGTAAAGGATTTTCAATTAAATCCACAAAATCTGAGTGTTTGTTTAGAAGATGGCAAAGAAGTAAATCTAACGAAATTAGAATTTCTTACGATTGAATATTTACATAAACATGCACGTAAAACAATGACATATGAGGAAATCTACAAAAACGTTTGGAATGATACCTATGGAAATAGAAAATATCGGGTTTCGAATTTAGTTTTTCATTTAAGAAAAAAAATCGAGCACGATATTGAAAAACCGCAGTATATCAAAACAATTCGTTCTAAAGGATATATGTTATACGTCTAA
- a CDS encoding pectate lyase-like adhesive domain-containing protein has protein sequence MKKTQVLKRSLFALAATATLGAVVLTVPTPISGSPVVAYAAEETAEVSTIEQFEAALKNPSITVINVNASIQFKKNITDIPNRDLTINGNADKGVVINSAHNSIYGKQNTKGKNLVTITNSNIVGADSDGRFFTGGSGNGPSSYGWDVLAKDVTYTGARFVHLSEGKLTFDGTNNITTRAENAWVHDLEFKAGSTYNGIAANKDHGQFSAFYFNGALIKGKATGEAIIGDNAKINVKIGPQSDVNYYYPVFYDKVQKVDVGTNASLDVDAAGVAFQFIPRADYVNKVPTFNLAEGSSVHLNGRGGGNYATMKLQYYGSEVNVSEGAELVVTGKSKKAVVESEYKGAVINLNAPANFEVTNKQPNSKLFYSTNTTINATDVSEIATWAQTGGEYEYTPVYLDGGSFSVNFGKICNSNTLSTTGDISPNFRLENYGKISLVGGGI, from the coding sequence TTGAAAAAAACACAAGTATTGAAAAGAAGTTTGTTTGCTTTAGCAGCAACAGCGACCCTAGGAGCAGTGGTACTAACTGTACCAACACCGATTTCAGGTAGCCCAGTAGTAGCATACGCGGCAGAAGAAACAGCAGAAGTATCTACGATCGAACAATTTGAAGCGGCATTAAAGAATCCTTCAATCACGGTGATCAACGTGAATGCAAGTATCCAATTCAAGAAAAACATCACAGATATTCCAAACCGTGATCTAACGATCAATGGTAATGCGGATAAAGGTGTTGTGATCAACTCAGCACACAACTCTATCTATGGTAAACAAAATACTAAAGGCAAGAACCTTGTAACGATCACTAATTCAAACATTGTTGGTGCTGACAGTGACGGACGTTTCTTCACAGGAGGATCTGGTAACGGACCTTCAAGTTATGGATGGGATGTTCTAGCGAAAGATGTCACTTATACTGGTGCTCGTTTTGTTCACCTTAGTGAAGGTAAATTAACATTTGACGGAACAAACAATATCACGACTCGTGCAGAAAATGCTTGGGTTCACGATTTAGAATTTAAAGCAGGTTCTACGTATAACGGAATTGCAGCGAACAAAGATCACGGACAATTCTCAGCATTCTACTTTAATGGTGCGTTGATCAAAGGAAAAGCAACTGGTGAAGCAATCATCGGTGACAATGCAAAAATCAATGTAAAAATTGGACCACAAAGTGACGTGAACTACTACTATCCAGTATTTTACGATAAAGTTCAAAAAGTTGATGTAGGTACGAATGCTTCACTTGATGTTGATGCAGCTGGTGTTGCATTCCAATTCATCCCACGTGCAGATTATGTGAATAAAGTACCAACATTCAATTTAGCAGAAGGAAGTTCAGTTCACTTGAACGGTCGTGGCGGAGGAAACTACGCAACGATGAAACTTCAATATTATGGATCAGAAGTAAATGTTTCTGAAGGTGCTGAGTTAGTTGTAACTGGTAAAAGTAAAAAAGCAGTCGTTGAAAGTGAATATAAGGGAGCTGTGATTAACCTTAATGCTCCAGCTAATTTTGAAGTTACAAACAAACAACCAAATTCAAAATTATTCTATTCTACAAATACAACGATCAATGCTACAGACGTAAGTGAAATTGCGACTTGGGCTCAAACTGGCGGAGAATATGAATATACTCCTGTTTATTTAGATGGTGGCAGCTTCTCAGTTAACTTCGGCAAAATCTGTAATAGTAACACACTATCTACAACTGGAGATATTTCACCAAATTTCCGACTTGAAAATTATGGAAAAATTTCTTTAGTTGGCGGCGGAATCTAA
- a CDS encoding LPXTG cell wall anchor domain-containing protein, whose product MTVKKIRATIVLLSLVFIGSFFMLKPALVYGAEASVKTNGEIVFTEESTPPTSETSETTSSSEEPTKKPAGKYPSTGELIQKSLSVSGIAVLIFALGFYLVKRKRESTRKEGSDQ is encoded by the coding sequence ATGACAGTAAAAAAAATACGAGCAACTATTGTTCTACTTTCCCTTGTTTTTATAGGTAGTTTCTTCATGCTGAAACCAGCACTGGTATATGGAGCAGAGGCTTCTGTCAAAACGAACGGAGAAATTGTTTTCACAGAAGAAAGTACTCCTCCAACATCAGAAACAAGTGAGACAACATCGTCTAGTGAAGAACCAACAAAAAAACCGGCAGGAAAATATCCTTCTACAGGAGAATTGATTCAAAAAAGCCTATCGGTTAGCGGAATTGCTGTTCTTATTTTTGCACTAGGTTTTTATCTAGTGAAAAGAAAACGAGAATCTACCAGAAAGGAAGGGTCTGATCAATGA
- a CDS encoding WxL domain-containing protein has translation MKRISLLMTAFLGTVLFFSAQMEQAHAEASRKSGAEIDLSQFKEEDSIIRDPENPDIEVDPGETPQTDGDLRIDFVPKLNFSTVKISKEAAVYPINAQLFHGETGARGNFIQVSDYRDNHSGWTLQVRQEEQFKHATKVGAELKGAVISFDQAWTNSTTDASLSPSVSKEVIRMSNIGDTYNLAQAQDEKGSGTWSIIFGASAENKNGRQNSLELRKDSSGNTIEDPIFKKPVYSNQAITLTVPKETEKEAGAYSTVLTWILAELP, from the coding sequence ATGAAAAGAATAAGCTTACTGATGACTGCTTTTCTTGGTACTGTTCTCTTTTTTTCAGCTCAAATGGAACAAGCTCACGCAGAAGCTTCACGCAAAAGTGGAGCAGAAATCGATTTGAGTCAATTTAAGGAAGAAGATTCTATTATTCGTGATCCTGAAAATCCTGATATAGAGGTCGATCCAGGCGAAACACCGCAAACGGATGGTGATTTACGAATCGATTTTGTTCCAAAGCTAAATTTCAGCACAGTAAAAATAAGTAAAGAAGCAGCTGTCTATCCGATCAATGCACAACTGTTTCACGGTGAGACTGGAGCGAGAGGAAATTTTATTCAAGTTTCAGATTATCGTGACAATCACTCAGGTTGGACATTACAGGTAAGACAAGAGGAACAATTTAAGCATGCAACGAAGGTCGGAGCTGAGCTAAAGGGAGCAGTTATTTCTTTTGACCAAGCTTGGACGAACTCGACTACAGATGCATCTTTATCACCATCAGTTTCCAAAGAAGTCATTCGTATGAGTAATATTGGAGACACGTATAACCTTGCACAAGCACAGGACGAAAAAGGTTCTGGAACTTGGAGCATTATATTTGGCGCATCAGCAGAAAATAAAAATGGGCGTCAAAATTCATTGGAACTGAGAAAGGATTCTTCAGGCAATACGATTGAAGATCCAATCTTTAAAAAGCCTGTGTATAGTAATCAAGCGATTACACTAACTGTACCTAAGGAAACAGAAAAAGAAGCGGGCGCTTACTCAACGGTGTTAACTTGGATATTAGCCGAGTTACCATAA
- a CDS encoding WxL domain-containing protein → MKLTHKLAGTALLAALAVAAAGPATKAADPNKPGVGEGEIEFTSKSYETYDTSGVVPPNTSSQSTRDTDSTALLDGEFLVQGMSKLVFNSQAATTGAVTSWAKPTTANPSTAADHVPSRANWVQFKDDRQTDDHTYELTAKITRNFQFNDTAKGKVRNINGAEITYGNPILVADAENEALKPSSTGIKTAVVNESTPAAVFTNTDGKEANGSKGRGRYAVYFGDIEDPAKKAEESVKLEIPANQAQEIMNGKYVAEITWTLSETPL, encoded by the coding sequence ATGAAATTAACACACAAATTAGCTGGTACAGCTTTACTAGCAGCATTGGCAGTAGCAGCAGCAGGACCGGCAACTAAAGCGGCAGATCCAAACAAACCAGGTGTTGGCGAAGGAGAAATCGAATTTACAAGTAAATCGTATGAAACATATGATACTTCTGGTGTTGTACCACCTAACACATCTAGCCAATCAACAAGAGATACAGATAGTACTGCATTGTTGGATGGAGAATTTTTAGTACAAGGTATGTCTAAGTTAGTCTTCAATTCACAAGCTGCAACAACTGGTGCAGTAACTTCTTGGGCGAAACCAACAACAGCTAACCCATCTACAGCAGCTGACCACGTGCCATCACGTGCTAACTGGGTTCAATTCAAAGATGACCGTCAAACAGACGATCACACATATGAATTGACTGCAAAAATTACTAGAAACTTCCAATTCAACGATACTGCAAAAGGTAAAGTAAGAAACATCAATGGTGCTGAAATCACTTACGGCAACCCAATTTTAGTTGCTGATGCAGAAAACGAAGCTTTAAAACCAAGTTCTACAGGAATTAAAACAGCTGTAGTAAACGAATCAACACCTGCTGCTGTATTTACAAATACAGATGGTAAAGAAGCTAACGGTTCTAAAGGTCGCGGACGTTATGCTGTTTACTTTGGTGATATCGAAGATCCAGCTAAAAAAGCAGAAGAATCTGTTAAATTAGAAATCCCTGCGAACCAAGCACAAGAAATCATGAATGGTAAATATGTAGCTGAAATCACTTGGACACTTTCAGAAACACCATTATAA
- a CDS encoding DUF916 and DUF3324 domain-containing protein, whose protein sequence is MKKRISLYLIIGLYIVSLFGFALPAHAEKQFAYESIMPENQQGDVQYFNLRMNPGQKQTVQIMLTNRAEEEQTITIGLNGAKTNSNGVLEYGPSSIKNDASLKYDFKDIVKGPTEVTLGPKETAPLNLDITMPEVSYDGKIVGGIYMKSKPSKKEEEEKKKATGVINEYAFVVGMVLQETDTAITPELKLNSVSAGLSNYRNSIFANFSNISADFVSGMTVEMEVTKKGSEAVLYDTKRADMRMAPNSLIDFPLEMNGDQMEPGDYKAHILVTSGDKKWTWDKEFKITKEDADKYNAQDVTLIQERGINWKLIAMIASGVFIAFLAIFFTVRAMNNKKKTKKKGSKSGAKKKRKKSS, encoded by the coding sequence ATGAAAAAAAGAATCAGCTTATACCTAATAATAGGATTATACATAGTATCGTTGTTTGGCTTTGCCCTGCCTGCACATGCTGAAAAGCAGTTTGCCTATGAATCGATCATGCCGGAAAATCAACAAGGAGATGTGCAATACTTCAATTTACGGATGAATCCAGGTCAAAAACAAACCGTTCAAATCATGCTCACAAACCGGGCAGAGGAAGAACAGACGATCACGATTGGATTGAATGGTGCTAAAACAAACTCAAATGGAGTTTTAGAATATGGTCCATCTTCAATAAAAAATGATGCTTCACTAAAATATGATTTCAAAGACATTGTAAAAGGCCCGACAGAAGTAACACTGGGACCTAAAGAAACTGCACCTTTGAATTTAGACATAACAATGCCGGAAGTCAGTTATGATGGTAAAATCGTTGGCGGAATTTATATGAAGTCAAAACCAAGCAAAAAAGAGGAAGAAGAGAAGAAAAAAGCGACGGGCGTTATCAACGAGTATGCCTTTGTAGTAGGTATGGTCTTGCAAGAAACGGATACAGCGATTACACCAGAATTAAAGCTGAATAGTGTTTCCGCTGGTCTATCAAATTACCGCAATAGTATTTTTGCCAATTTTTCGAATATCTCTGCAGATTTTGTCAGCGGAATGACTGTTGAAATGGAAGTGACGAAGAAAGGTTCAGAAGCGGTTCTTTATGATACAAAACGCGCAGATATGCGTATGGCTCCAAACTCACTGATCGATTTTCCATTGGAAATGAATGGTGATCAGATGGAACCAGGCGATTATAAAGCTCATATTCTAGTAACAAGCGGAGACAAAAAATGGACGTGGGATAAAGAGTTTAAAATCACAAAAGAAGATGCAGACAAATACAATGCGCAAGATGTGACACTGATCCAAGAACGAGGGATCAACTGGAAGCTGATTGCAATGATCGCAAGCGGTGTATTTATAGCCTTCTTGGCAATTTTCTTCACTGTTAGAGCGATGAATAATAAGAAAAAAACAAAGAAGAAGGGTAGTAAAAGCGGAGCAAAAAAGAAAAGAAAGAAGAGCAGCTAA